A single window of Hyla sarda isolate aHylSar1 chromosome 2, aHylSar1.hap1, whole genome shotgun sequence DNA harbors:
- the LOC130357708 gene encoding aquaporin-2-like encodes MMIVKLWELRSAAFTRAVFVEFFATLLFVMFGLGSSLNWPGAPPSVLQVALAFGLGIGTLVQAFGHVSGAHLNPAVTLAFMLGSQISFLRAVFYVGAQLLGAVSGAAIIQGLTPFEVRGNLSVNGLFNNTEAGKAFVVELFLTLQLILCIFASTDDRRTDIVGSPALSIGLSVTLGHLLGIYYTGCSMNPARSFAPAVMTGIFNAHWVFWLGPLFGATIGSLMYHFILIPNTKTFSERIAILRGELEPQEDWEERDMRRRQSMELHSPQIIPKSGMTEKV; translated from the exons ATGATGATCGTCAAACTATGGGAGCTTCGCTCTGCAGCCTTTACAAGGGCAGTTTTTGTGGAATTTTTTGCCACCCTTTTATTTGTTATGTTTGGCTTAGGTTCATCTTTAAACTGGCCTGGAGCACCTCCAAGTGTTCTTCAAGTTGCCTTAGCTTTTGGCCTCGGCATAGGCACTTTAGTTCAGGCTTTTGGCCATGTAAGTGGTGCCCACTTAAACCCAGCTGTAACGCTGGCATTTATGTTGGGCTCTCAGATTTCCTTCCTGCGAGCAGTTTTTTATGTGGGTGCTCAGTTACTGGGAGCTGTGTCTGGAGCGGCCATAATTCAAGGGCTCACTCCCTTTGAAGTCAGAGGAAACTTATCAGTAAATGGG TTATTCAACAACACAGAGGCAGGGAAGGCTTTTGTTGTAGAGCTTTTTCTAACACTTCAACTAATCTTGTGCATATTTGCATCTACTGATGATCGAAGGACAGATATCGTAGGTTCACCAGCTTTGTCTATTGGACTGTCAGTGACACTTGGACACCTCCTTGGT ATCTATTACACAGGTTGCTCCATGAACCCTGCAAGATCATTTGCACCAGCAGTAATGACTGGGATTTTCAATGCCCATTGG GTCTTCTGGCTTGGACCATTGTTTGGAGCCACGATAGGATCTTTGATGTATCACTTTATATTAATTCCAAACACTAAGACCTTCTCAGAAAGAATAGCAATCTTACGGGGAGAGCTGGAGCCTCAAGAAGACTGGGAAGAGAGGGATATGCGTAGAAGACAATCAATGGAGCTACACTCACCACAGATAATACCAAAAAGTGGCATGACGGAAAAAGTTTGA